TAAAAGTTTTCCGGCGTTTGGGAGCAGATGCGGATTATTACATTCCCGGCCGGCTTGAAGAGGGCTACGGCGTTCATCTTGAACCGCTGCAGAAAGCCCTGCAAAAAGGAACGGGCCTGGTGGTGACGGTTGACTGCGGGATAAGCGCCCTGGCGGAGGCGGAATGGGCAAGGGCTAACGGGCTGGATCTGATCATAACCGATCACCATGAGCCGCCGCCGGAAATACCCAACGCCTGCGCCGTAATCAACCCCAAAAGGCCGGACTGCAGCTATCCGTTTAAGGAACTGGCGGGCGTCGGCCTGGCCCTGAAACTGGCGCAGGCGCTGCTGGAACGGACCGGCGCAGGAGAGAAAGCCTGGCTGGACTACCTGGACCTCGCCTGCCTGGGTACCGTGGCCGACATCGTGCCCGTTCAGGGAGAAAACCGTATTCTGGTTAAACACGGCCTGCCCAGGCTGGCCGGCACCGGCAGTCCGGGATTGCAGGCCCTGATGGCGGTAAGCGGGATCAAGGGGGACAATTTAAGCCCCCGCGAGGTAGGCTACGCCCTTGCCCCCAGGTTGAACGCGGCCGGCAGGATAGGCACGCCGCAGATGGGGGTAAGGCTTTTAATGACCGATGACCTGGAAGAAGCGCGGCATCTGGCCGGCGAGTTAAACAGGTACAATCAGGTCAGGCAGAAAATCGAGTCTAAAGTTTTTGAGGAGGCTTTAAGCCTGCTGGAAGCAGATCCCGGACTGGCGGAAGCCCCCGTGCCGGTGCTTGCTTCGCCGGGCTGGCACGCGGGCGTAATCGGCATTGTGGCTTCCCGCCTGGCAGAAAAACTTTACCGCCCGGTGCTTTTGATATCTCTTGAGGGGGAACTGGGCAGGGGGTCGGCCAGAAGCATTCCCGGCTTTAACGTCTACAAGGCGCTAAGCCACTGCCATGAGTACCTTCTGGAATACGGCGGGCATGCCCTGGCTGCCGGCTTTAAAGTCGAAGGCGGCATGGTGGAGGATTTGCGAAAGAAGATAAACGGTTACGCCAGAACGGCCGTTGAAGCCGAAAAACTGATTCCTTACCTGGAGCTGGACGGCATTGTTGAGGTGGGGCAGGTTTCCGAAGAACTGGTAAACGAAATTAAGCTCCTCAGTCCCTTTGGGCCCAGCAATCCCGATCCGCTGCTGTGCTGTCTCGAAGCTTTTGTTCTGGAGAGCCGGGTAATAGGCAAAGGGTCTTCCCATTTAAAGCTGCGCCTGCGCGGGAAAAACACGGTAATGGACGGCATAGGCTTTAACCTTGGAGCCTATGCCGAGGTCCTGGCTACCGCAGAAAAGGTCGACCTGGCTTTTGTGCCGGGCATAAACGAATATAACGGCAGAAGATCACTGCAGTTGGAGGTAAAAGACCTGGGAATTCCGGCGGTTCTGGATCTGACCGGGGGAATCCAGGAGGGCGCCTTTTCAGGCGGGATATACCCCGTCCCTGCCGGGGAGCCCGGCGGAGATAAAGAAGAGCTGTTCGTGCCGGAGTTCGTTTTAAAGGCCCTTTACGGCCGGGAATGGCCTGAGAAGGAAATTTTGCCGGAAAAGATACAGGATGTGGATGTGGCCGACTGCCGCGGTTCGGCCGACAGGCCGGGCAGCCTGGCGCGACTGGCAGAGCAGGAGGAGCCCACACTGGTGATTACTTCATGCGGCTATCAGACGATAGAGCTTTTCCATTACCTGCAACTGTCCAGGCCGGCTTTGAAAGGGCAGGTTGCTTTTTGCCACGGCTTTTTAACGGGCCAGGATAGATCTGAAATTGCAGAAAAGTTCAGGGAAGGCAGGATCAAAACTCTAATTGTCACTCCTTCGGTTGCCCGCTCTGTCGGGCCTTATGCCGGACAGGCGGTGCTCTATCACCTGCCTTTCAGCCCGGCGGAGATAAACAGCGCGGCCTGTTCGCTGCGGCCGGGCGGCAGGTTGTACTTGTTTT
The window above is part of the Pelotomaculum thermopropionicum SI genome. Proteins encoded here:
- a CDS encoding hypothetical protein (containing RecJ, Single-stranded DNA-specific exonuclease domain (COG0608) and HELICc, Helicase superfamily c-terminal domain); the encoded protein is MQPYKPGMGLSWPQQSRLTITGTFFRSVSALSNQAGSIIILISMKSFAKPHQKIWRVKTPAPVLCQIFARKLDISPVTAQLLINRGIYTVEQGRAFIGSELSRLHRPELLRDMDTAVARILQAVEAGEKILIYGDYDADGITATALLIKVFRRLGADADYYIPGRLEEGYGVHLEPLQKALQKGTGLVVTVDCGISALAEAEWARANGLDLIITDHHEPPPEIPNACAVINPKRPDCSYPFKELAGVGLALKLAQALLERTGAGEKAWLDYLDLACLGTVADIVPVQGENRILVKHGLPRLAGTGSPGLQALMAVSGIKGDNLSPREVGYALAPRLNAAGRIGTPQMGVRLLMTDDLEEARHLAGELNRYNQVRQKIESKVFEEALSLLEADPGLAEAPVPVLASPGWHAGVIGIVASRLAEKLYRPVLLISLEGELGRGSARSIPGFNVYKALSHCHEYLLEYGGHALAAGFKVEGGMVEDLRKKINGYARTAVEAEKLIPYLELDGIVEVGQVSEELVNEIKLLSPFGPSNPDPLLCCLEAFVLESRVIGKGSSHLKLRLRGKNTVMDGIGFNLGAYAEVLATAEKVDLAFVPGINEYNGRRSLQLEVKDLGIPAVLDLTGGIQEGAFSGGIYPVPAGEPGGDKEELFVPEFVLKALYGREWPEKEILPEKIQDVDVADCRGSADRPGSLARLAEQEEPTLVITSCGYQTIELFHYLQLSRPALKGQVAFCHGFLTGQDRSEIAEKFREGRIKTLIVTPSVARSVGPYAGQAVLYHLPFSPAEINSAACSLRPGGRLYLFFGPEDLEDNLAGLGIMAPDRKYLACLYKIIRHLAERDAGQKGQTELDLSLAARILAKTGFGYSNVFAVRVALAVFEELGLLKILRKGSSCSLVLHPVSGDKKDLMESQIYRRLFLIKEESAGWMRKFLDVPLHELFSIQTLQRG